One Succinispira mobilis DSM 6222 genomic window carries:
- a CDS encoding vitamin B12 dependent-methionine synthase activation domain-containing protein — translation MPVIYPQIRNIDLSEAQRYAGLQQAADWQSSLWTQVCQELLILAKPQATYQIYEYCSTSGMIIAPKCYQPNSAGLKRHLQDAQSLVVLAATVGGKVDEYIESLFKQDNYARGLCANAAATALIEQVADYAGRLLEKTAYFKQGRYLGKRFSPGYGDWQLTAQRDLAQLIDLSEIGLNLTESCFLQPKKSITAVIPIFTAGKASLAGCKTCVQQNCAYRKLS, via the coding sequence ATGCCAGTTATTTATCCGCAAATTAGAAACATTGATTTAAGTGAAGCACAACGCTATGCGGGTTTACAACAGGCTGCCGACTGGCAAAGTTCGTTGTGGACACAAGTTTGCCAAGAATTATTGATTTTGGCCAAACCGCAAGCAACTTATCAAATTTATGAATATTGCTCAACTAGTGGAATGATTATAGCTCCAAAGTGCTATCAGCCTAATAGTGCTGGGCTAAAGCGTCACCTGCAAGATGCCCAAAGTCTAGTGGTTTTAGCAGCTACTGTAGGTGGGAAAGTCGATGAATACATTGAAAGCCTATTTAAACAAGATAATTATGCAAGGGGCTTATGCGCCAATGCCGCGGCCACGGCTTTGATTGAGCAGGTTGCAGATTATGCGGGACGGTTGTTAGAAAAAACGGCTTACTTTAAGCAAGGGCGATATTTGGGCAAAAGATTTAGTCCAGGTTATGGTGATTGGCAACTGACTGCGCAACGAGACTTGGCACAACTAATTGATTTAAGTGAAATTGGCTTGAATTTAACCGAAAGTTGTTTTTTGCAACCGAAAAAAAGCATTACAGCGGTTATCCCGATTTTTACAGCTGGTAAAGCTAGTTTAGCGGGGTGTAAAACTTGCGTACAGCAAAATTGTGCCTATCGCAAACTTAGTTAG